A single region of the Biomaibacter acetigenes genome encodes:
- a CDS encoding YicC/YloC family endoribonuclease, with product MIRSMTGYGRGEQSGKISWVVEIRSVNHRFLEIFVKLPRTWLLLEEKIKSFIKGKISRGRVDVFVNLSCENFPMNIKIDKSAVRNYYNKLMEIKQETGFEGPVSLSLLSMMPDLFSIEEEMPQEQELWEMLEPALDLAVKNMIIMREREGENLWHDIVTRLDLIDGKVDFIGERTDMVVEEYRKRLAQDVERVLKDVTLERDRIETEVVFFAERSNITEELIRLKSHIRQMKNLEQANDSVGKKADFIIQEMYREANTIASKSSDYDISKEIIEIKSELEKIREQVQNIE from the coding sequence ATGATCAGAAGCATGACTGGTTATGGCCGTGGAGAACAATCAGGAAAAATTTCCTGGGTAGTTGAGATTAGATCTGTAAACCACAGGTTTCTTGAAATTTTTGTGAAGCTGCCGAGAACCTGGCTTCTCCTGGAGGAAAAAATAAAAAGTTTCATTAAGGGGAAAATATCAAGGGGCAGGGTAGATGTTTTTGTGAATTTATCCTGTGAAAACTTTCCCATGAATATAAAAATTGACAAATCCGCCGTCAGGAACTATTATAATAAATTGATGGAAATAAAACAGGAGACGGGGTTTGAAGGGCCTGTTTCGCTTTCTCTGTTATCAATGATGCCGGACCTGTTTTCCATTGAAGAAGAAATGCCCCAGGAACAGGAATTGTGGGAAATGTTAGAACCTGCTCTGGATTTGGCGGTAAAAAATATGATAATCATGAGAGAAAGGGAAGGAGAAAACCTCTGGCATGATATCGTCACGAGGCTTGATTTAATCGATGGCAAGGTGGATTTCATCGGTGAAAGAACCGATATGGTGGTTGAGGAATATAGAAAAAGGCTTGCCCAAGATGTGGAGCGGGTTTTGAAAGATGTTACCCTGGAACGAGATAGGATAGAGACTGAAGTGGTGTTTTTTGCGGAAAGATCAAATATAACAGAGGAGTTAATAAGATTAAAGAGTCATATCAGGCAGATGAAGAACCTTGAACAGGCCAATGATTCCGTAGGTAAAAAAGCGGATTTTATAATTCAGGAAATGTATCGCGAGGCTAATACAATAGCTTCAAAGTCTTCGGACTATGACATATCCAAGGAAATAATAGAAATAAAAAGTGAACTGGAAAAAATTAGGGAACAAGTACAGAATATAGAGTAA
- the remA gene encoding extracellular matrix/biofilm regulator RemA — protein MKLVNIGFGNIVSANRIIAIVSPESAPIKRIIQEARDRGMLIDATYGRRTRAVIITDSDHVILSAVQPETVAHRLDESDRDELERDSETEEEFVEE, from the coding sequence ATAAAACTTGTAAATATCGGATTTGGCAACATTGTTTCGGCAAACCGTATAATCGCCATTGTAAGCCCCGAATCAGCCCCCATAAAGCGGATTATTCAAGAAGCCAGAGACAGGGGAATGCTCATCGATGCCACTTATGGCAGGAGGACTCGCGCTGTAATTATAACCGACAGTGATCATGTTATTCTGTCGGCAGTGCAGCCCGAAACAGTGGCGCACAGGCTGGATGAGTCTGATCGTGATGAACTTGAAAGGGATAGCGAAACCGAGGAAGAATTTGTAGAGGAATAG
- the gmk gene encoding guanylate kinase, with the protein MKRQGMLIVVSGPSGAGKGTLCNLLLKRDRNLTLSVSVTTRLPREGEKEGVNYFFTSVDDFQRKIRNNEFLEWAIVYNNYYGTPREFVEKQIEDGRDVILEIDIQGAAQVKKNYPEAVFIFILPPDLEELKSRIIKRGSETVDSFNLRMKSAREELKAIFMYDYAVLNDNLESALLKMQYIVCAERCRVSRNKNLLEFIDGREEFL; encoded by the coding sequence ATGAAACGTCAGGGTATGTTGATCGTTGTCTCTGGACCATCCGGTGCGGGAAAGGGAACATTGTGCAACTTATTGTTAAAAAGGGATAGAAACCTTACACTGTCGGTATCTGTTACAACAAGACTTCCTCGGGAAGGTGAAAAAGAAGGAGTGAATTACTTTTTCACCAGTGTCGATGATTTCCAGCGGAAAATAAGAAATAATGAGTTTCTTGAATGGGCCATAGTTTACAATAATTATTACGGCACACCAAGGGAATTTGTGGAAAAACAAATAGAAGATGGCAGGGACGTCATCCTGGAAATAGATATACAGGGTGCCGCCCAGGTTAAAAAAAATTATCCCGAAGCTGTTTTTATATTTATCCTTCCTCCGGATCTTGAAGAATTAAAGAGCCGTATAATAAAGAGAGGCAGTGAAACCGTAGATTCCTTTAATCTCCGCATGAAAAGCGCCAGGGAAGAGTTAAAGGCGATTTTTATGTATGATTATGCCGTGCTCAATGACAACCTGGAGAGCGCGCTGTTGAAAATGCAATATATAGTTTGCGCCGAGAGGTGCAGGGTGTCTAGAAATAAAAATTTGCTTGAGTTTATTGATGGGAGGGAAGAGTTTTTATGA
- the rpoZ gene encoding DNA-directed RNA polymerase subunit omega has protein sequence MMYPSIDSLSRKYDSRYTIAVAAAKRARQLVEGAQKLVDVKTTKPVSIALFELDAEKIRIERPKAGIK, from the coding sequence ATGATGTATCCATCCATAGATTCCCTTAGCAGAAAATATGACAGCAGGTACACCATTGCCGTGGCGGCAGCAAAAAGAGCTCGTCAATTGGTGGAAGGGGCTCAAAAACTTGTGGATGTAAAAACTACAAAACCTGTATCCATAGCTTTGTTTGAGCTAGATGCAGAAAAAATAAGAATAGAAAGGCCTAAAGCCGGAATCAAGTGA
- the coaBC gene encoding bifunctional phosphopantothenoylcysteine decarboxylase/phosphopantothenate--cysteine ligase CoaBC, which yields MLEGKFVVLGVTGSIAAYKSVELVRLLKKRGALVQVIMTKSACEFIKPLTFQVLSQNQVICDMFREPSHWEVEHVALADRADLFLVAPATANIIAKIAAGIADDMLTATILATRARVVVVPAMNVHMYEHPITQKNIRSLKESGIEVIEPAEGLLACGYSGRGRFPEPVDIVNTVDRLIGKAPDLKGRTILITAGPTREPLDPVRFISNHSSGKMGYALARQATLRGAQVVLISGPTNIEPPVGLYKFIPVETALEMEKAVLDNFNQAQVVIKAAAVADFRPKKYNLGKIKKQDGGMVIELVKNPDILQELGQKKQQQVLVGFAAETDEPEKNAVDKLKRKNLDFIVLNDITQEGAGFGSDTNIVKIIYRDGRIEVLPRMLKRDVADAILDRVLPYLN from the coding sequence ATGTTAGAAGGTAAATTTGTGGTTTTAGGGGTTACAGGCAGCATAGCCGCCTATAAATCTGTCGAACTGGTTAGATTATTGAAAAAGCGGGGAGCTTTGGTCCAGGTCATAATGACAAAATCTGCCTGTGAGTTTATCAAACCCCTGACCTTCCAGGTTCTCTCGCAGAACCAGGTTATTTGCGACATGTTCCGGGAACCATCTCATTGGGAAGTGGAACATGTGGCACTGGCCGACCGCGCGGACCTGTTTCTTGTCGCACCGGCCACCGCCAATATTATCGCCAAAATCGCCGCCGGTATCGCCGATGATATGCTTACCGCCACAATTCTCGCCACCAGGGCAAGAGTAGTGGTGGTGCCGGCCATGAATGTCCACATGTATGAACATCCTATAACTCAAAAAAACATCCGGAGTCTAAAGGAATCGGGAATTGAAGTTATAGAACCGGCCGAAGGACTCCTAGCCTGCGGTTACTCCGGCAGGGGAAGATTCCCCGAACCGGTAGACATCGTAAATACTGTAGACCGATTAATAGGAAAGGCACCGGATTTGAAAGGCAGAACAATCCTGATAACGGCTGGTCCTACCCGGGAACCGCTGGACCCTGTAAGGTTCATATCAAACCACTCATCCGGCAAAATGGGGTATGCTCTGGCACGCCAAGCTACTCTAAGAGGAGCTCAGGTCGTACTAATTTCCGGCCCGACCAATATTGAGCCTCCAGTCGGGCTTTATAAATTTATACCTGTGGAAACGGCTCTTGAAATGGAAAAAGCTGTTCTGGATAACTTTAACCAGGCTCAGGTAGTAATTAAAGCGGCAGCGGTAGCTGATTTCAGGCCCAAAAAATATAATCTGGGGAAAATCAAAAAGCAGGACGGCGGGATGGTAATTGAACTGGTAAAGAATCCGGATATTCTCCAGGAATTGGGACAGAAAAAACAGCAACAGGTGTTGGTGGGGTTTGCCGCCGAAACCGATGAACCGGAGAAAAACGCTGTGGATAAGTTGAAAAGAAAAAATCTGGACTTTATTGTGTTGAATGATATCACACAGGAGGGCGCAGGTTTCGGCTCAGATACAAATATAGTCAAGATTATATACAGAGATGGAAGAATTGAAGTTTTGCCCCGAATGTTAAAAAGGGACGTGGCTGATGCTATCCTTGACCGTGTTTTACCGTATTTAAATTGA
- the priA gene encoding replication restart helicase PriA: protein MPGVAQVAVDVRHPDARKEYSYLIPDELMINVGDVVQVHFNNSRVNGIVTGLSDGSEVLINVKMKYILKKESITLSPDFIGFCRKLAEYYGSSLIDFLKLMLPPRANKKQEAIYTAVVTCENLPDKAVNQKRVWELVSTSGGLSAREISQRTGLPVSSVQAALTALIKKNILSKSYRVIDRKPKIPAGERRMTPLNLTQDQVLALKKIFANLENQRKTILLYGVTGSGKTEIYIRTIEKVLNQGQKAIVLVPEISLTPQMLAIFQTRFPGRVAVIHSRLSAGERFDEWHMIYNGQADVVIGARSAIFAPIKNLGLIIVDEEHESSYKQAEHPYYDARAAAIFRARMQNAALIFGSATPSVESYYKVVTGEYLLVKMTKRASGMPLPELEVVDMREELKAGNRHIFSRKLVSSIKQTLSCNRQAILFLNRRGHSTFVICRDCGFVLKCPHCDISLTYHFDDKSVKCHYCGYRVKAPDICPVCGSSHIRYFGAGTEKVEQEVCRLFPGVKALRIDADTISKKGSLERILSSFRKGDAQILIGTQTVAKGLDFPKVSLVSVITADTALNMPDFRAGERTFQLITQVAGRAGRADFPGKVLVQTYCPESFAIKAACEKGITKFYREELKNRQKSNYPPFCHLLNITLTGSKQDMVEKNATEVKNMLCEITEGGLEIYGPAPAPRYRVKDNYRYHVLLKSKKVETLIKVEESLKAMKKQRDIKIAWDMDPQDLL from the coding sequence TTGCCAGGTGTAGCCCAGGTAGCCGTTGATGTCAGGCACCCCGACGCTAGAAAAGAATACAGTTATTTGATACCCGACGAACTTATGATCAATGTAGGGGATGTGGTCCAGGTACATTTCAACAATTCCAGGGTAAACGGTATAGTTACCGGATTATCTGATGGAAGCGAAGTTTTAATAAATGTAAAGATGAAATACATCTTAAAAAAGGAATCCATAACACTATCTCCTGATTTTATCGGTTTTTGCAGGAAACTGGCCGAATATTACGGTTCATCATTGATAGATTTTTTAAAATTGATGCTTCCGCCCCGGGCAAACAAAAAACAGGAAGCTATATACACCGCGGTGGTTACCTGTGAAAACTTGCCTGATAAAGCTGTCAATCAAAAAAGGGTATGGGAACTTGTTTCAACCTCAGGAGGGCTTTCGGCCCGGGAAATATCTCAAAGAACCGGGCTGCCTGTTTCTTCGGTGCAGGCTGCCTTAACGGCGCTTATTAAAAAAAATATACTCAGTAAAAGTTACCGGGTTATAGACCGAAAACCGAAGATACCTGCAGGAGAAAGGCGTATGACACCGCTAAACCTTACGCAGGACCAGGTATTGGCTTTGAAAAAGATATTTGCCAATCTTGAAAATCAAAGAAAAACCATACTTTTGTACGGTGTAACTGGCAGCGGCAAAACAGAAATATATATCAGAACCATAGAAAAGGTCCTAAATCAGGGGCAAAAAGCCATTGTGCTGGTTCCCGAAATTTCCCTAACACCTCAGATGCTGGCTATCTTTCAGACAAGATTTCCCGGAAGGGTAGCCGTTATTCACAGCAGGCTGTCCGCCGGGGAAAGATTTGATGAATGGCATATGATATATAACGGTCAGGCGGATGTGGTCATAGGAGCTCGGTCCGCCATCTTTGCACCAATAAAAAACCTGGGTCTGATTATAGTGGATGAAGAGCATGAGTCATCTTATAAACAGGCGGAACATCCCTATTATGATGCCCGGGCTGCGGCTATTTTCAGGGCCCGGATGCAGAATGCGGCCCTTATATTTGGAAGTGCCACCCCTTCGGTGGAATCCTACTACAAAGTGGTTACTGGCGAATACCTGCTTGTAAAAATGACAAAGAGAGCATCCGGTATGCCGCTTCCCGAACTGGAAGTTGTGGATATGAGGGAGGAACTAAAGGCCGGAAACCGCCACATATTTAGCCGAAAACTTGTTTCAAGCATAAAACAAACTTTGTCTTGCAACCGGCAGGCGATACTTTTTTTGAACCGGCGAGGACATTCGACTTTTGTGATATGCCGCGATTGCGGGTTTGTATTGAAATGTCCTCACTGCGATATTTCGCTTACATATCATTTTGATGATAAAAGTGTAAAATGTCATTATTGCGGATACCGTGTAAAAGCCCCGGATATCTGCCCCGTTTGCGGCAGCAGCCATATACGTTATTTTGGCGCCGGGACAGAAAAGGTGGAACAGGAGGTGTGCCGGCTTTTTCCGGGAGTGAAAGCTCTACGCATAGATGCGGACACGATTTCAAAAAAAGGGTCTCTGGAGCGTATATTATCCAGCTTCAGGAAGGGAGATGCCCAGATTTTAATAGGCACCCAAACCGTAGCCAAGGGTCTTGATTTCCCGAAAGTATCCCTTGTAAGTGTTATAACTGCCGACACAGCTCTTAATATGCCTGATTTCAGGGCCGGGGAGAGGACTTTTCAACTGATTACCCAGGTGGCAGGCAGGGCGGGAAGGGCGGATTTTCCCGGAAAAGTTCTGGTCCAAACATACTGCCCCGAGTCTTTTGCCATAAAAGCAGCATGTGAAAAGGGCATTACAAAATTTTACCGGGAAGAATTAAAAAACAGACAAAAATCCAACTATCCACCCTTTTGTCACCTGTTAAATATAACATTAACCGGTTCTAAACAGGATATGGTGGAGAAAAACGCTACGGAAGTTAAAAATATGTTGTGTGAAATTACGGAAGGTGGCCTGGAGATATATGGCCCTGCTCCGGCTCCGCGATACCGCGTAAAAGACAATTACCGCTATCATGTACTATTAAAGAGCAAGAAAGTGGAAACATTAATTAAAGTTGAGGAATCTTTGAAAGCCATGAAAAAACAGCGAGACATCAAAATCGCGTGGGATATGGACCCGCAAGATTTATTATAA
- the def gene encoding peptide deformylase, which produces MAIRNIRKYGDEILRKKARDVTVFDDNLKTLLEDMAETMKDANGVGLAAPQVGILKKVVVIDVGNGLIELINPEIVFEEGEVVEVEGCLSIPGVNGEVARPQKVKVKALDRNGKKIEIEGEDLLARALCHEIDHLNGILFVDKVIKFVKPDSEG; this is translated from the coding sequence ATGGCAATACGAAACATACGTAAATATGGAGACGAGATTTTGAGAAAAAAAGCCCGGGATGTGACAGTTTTTGATGACAATTTAAAAACGCTGCTGGAGGATATGGCAGAAACCATGAAAGATGCCAACGGGGTTGGTCTTGCGGCACCCCAGGTCGGTATATTAAAAAAAGTGGTGGTAATTGATGTGGGCAATGGTTTGATAGAACTTATCAATCCTGAAATAGTTTTTGAGGAAGGCGAAGTTGTAGAAGTTGAAGGGTGCCTGAGTATTCCGGGAGTTAACGGCGAAGTTGCACGGCCTCAAAAAGTCAAAGTTAAGGCCCTGGATAGAAATGGAAAAAAGATTGAAATTGAAGGTGAAGATTTGCTGGCCCGAGCATTATGCCATGAGATAGACCATCTCAATGGTATTCTATTTGTGGATAAGGTAATAAAATTTGTAAAACCTGATAGTGAGGGATAA
- the fmt gene encoding methionyl-tRNA formyltransferase, whose translation MNVIFMGTPEFAVPSLKTLLDTVNVQAVVTQPDRPVGRKRIITPPPVKKIAVENGLQVFQPEKVRDEQFIKVLSSFKPDLIVVAAFGQILPRQVLKVPSIGCINVHASLLPKYRGAAPIQWSIINGEQVTGITIMWMDEGLDTGDIFLQEQLEIKKEWTYEDLAREMSLLGGKVLKKSIEMIKSGNLIHVPQDPEKATYAPMLKKEHGRIDWNKSAVDIYNLIRGLYPWPGAYTLRNGQEIKIWEAEAIPQERKVSPGKFYGTVRGKGFLIGCSEGCLLVKELQEAGRKRMTAMEYMAGHPMSEGDNFADA comes from the coding sequence ATGAATGTAATTTTCATGGGAACCCCGGAGTTTGCGGTGCCCTCACTGAAAACACTCCTGGATACGGTCAATGTCCAGGCGGTGGTTACCCAGCCTGACAGGCCCGTGGGAAGAAAGAGAATAATCACTCCTCCACCGGTTAAAAAGATAGCCGTTGAAAATGGGCTTCAGGTGTTTCAACCTGAAAAGGTGAGGGATGAGCAGTTTATAAAGGTCCTTTCATCATTTAAACCGGATTTGATAGTGGTAGCGGCTTTCGGCCAGATACTTCCAAGACAAGTCCTTAAAGTTCCTTCTATCGGCTGCATAAATGTGCATGCATCTCTGCTGCCGAAATACCGCGGGGCGGCCCCCATACAGTGGTCTATCATAAATGGTGAGCAAGTTACCGGTATTACTATCATGTGGATGGACGAGGGTCTCGATACCGGAGATATATTTCTTCAGGAACAACTGGAGATAAAAAAGGAATGGACTTATGAGGACCTGGCCAGGGAAATGTCGCTTCTGGGCGGTAAAGTGCTGAAGAAATCCATAGAGATGATAAAATCAGGAAATCTTATACATGTACCCCAGGACCCTGAAAAAGCTACCTATGCCCCCATGCTCAAAAAGGAGCACGGCAGAATAGACTGGAATAAAAGTGCTGTGGATATATATAATCTCATAAGGGGACTTTATCCATGGCCGGGGGCCTATACTTTGAGAAACGGCCAGGAAATAAAGATATGGGAAGCTGAAGCAATTCCACAAGAAAGGAAAGTTTCTCCGGGCAAATTTTACGGCACGGTCAGGGGTAAAGGGTTCCTTATTGGCTGCTCGGAAGGCTGCCTCCTTGTAAAGGAACTACAGGAAGCGGGAAGAAAGAGAATGACTGCTATGGAGTATATGGCAGGGCACCCCATGAGTGAGGGAGATAATTTTGCAGATGCCTAA
- a CDS encoding DUF116 domain-containing protein, translated as MPKPAEGNVRIKKRIFIGLLTASIALIVLMLLTGIFIYLNKFGNWYRYILLLIVAFLSIFIFIVSIGLTGVVMTLWHVKTFFGLQDLMNVSINILFPIALALGEMLHIPRDIIKSSYIEVNNKLTQSRVFNIDPARILILAPHCLQKWDCPYKVTADVSNCHHCGRCDIDRLWKLSKQKGVNLAVVTGGTLARKMVVEHKPRAIVAIACERDLTEGILDTNPLPVIGVLNIRPEGPCKNTCVDVDRVSEAVDFFLSGKTSREIGRSLEKFEKCQRIGH; from the coding sequence ATGCCTAAACCCGCAGAAGGGAACGTGAGAATTAAAAAAAGGATATTTATAGGGCTGCTTACCGCCAGCATAGCCCTTATTGTTTTAATGCTTCTGACCGGTATATTTATATATTTAAATAAATTTGGAAACTGGTACAGGTATATACTCCTGTTGATAGTAGCTTTTTTAAGTATTTTCATCTTTATTGTCAGTATAGGCCTGACCGGGGTGGTTATGACCCTCTGGCATGTAAAGACTTTTTTCGGGCTGCAGGATTTAATGAATGTGTCTATAAATATATTGTTTCCTATAGCGCTGGCTCTTGGAGAAATGCTTCACATACCCAGGGATATTATAAAAAGTTCATACATAGAGGTCAACAATAAGCTCACCCAGAGCAGGGTTTTTAATATAGACCCTGCCAGGATTTTGATACTGGCACCGCACTGCCTTCAAAAATGGGATTGTCCTTATAAAGTAACTGCTGATGTTTCAAATTGCCATCACTGCGGACGGTGTGATATTGACAGGCTCTGGAAGCTGAGCAAACAAAAAGGTGTAAATCTTGCGGTGGTCACCGGTGGAACTCTTGCCCGCAAAATGGTGGTTGAACATAAACCCAGGGCCATTGTAGCTATCGCATGTGAGAGGGATTTGACCGAAGGCATCCTGGATACAAATCCCCTGCCCGTGATCGGTGTATTGAATATAAGACCCGAGGGACCATGTAAAAATACATGCGTGGATGTGGACAGAGTTTCCGAAGCAGTGGATTTTTTCTTAAGTGGAAAAACCAGTCGGGAAATAGGAAGGAGCCTTGAGAAATTTGAAAAATGCCAGAGAATTGGCCATTGA
- the rsmB gene encoding 16S rRNA (cytosine(967)-C(5))-methyltransferase RsmB translates to MRNLKNARELAIEILIDSQQGSYSNLALNKYLTQDIPAIDRAFVTELVYGVLKYRMKLDYIISQFSKIELSKMSWPVLNTLRIGIYQLMFLDKVPVFAAVNESVNLAKKMENPGAARFVNAVLRNIVRNKNVITYPDPVRHPQEFLSIYYSFPKWMVERWIKLYGFDFTRDLCEAFNQKPRVCIRINTLKTNKEKLKSTLESEGVKVIPGVMFEEAFYIEDIPQLKQLKSFHDGLFQPQDESSMIAARALGVRSGDMVLDVAAAPGGKTTHIAQIMANKGSITAWDIHPHRVELIKETCRRLGTTIVDAQVRDSRLKDKDMHNKFDKVLVDAPCSGLGVIRRKPDIKWSKKPEDISVLTTEQQRILEVCSQYVKLNGILVYSTCSIEPEENQQIVEAFLENNGNFVYDDMRPYLPEKLAMELKEPYGWIQLYPNIHKVDGFFVARLKRVGK, encoded by the coding sequence TTGAGAAATTTGAAAAATGCCAGAGAATTGGCCATTGAAATACTCATAGATTCCCAGCAGGGTTCGTACAGCAATCTTGCCTTGAATAAATATTTAACTCAAGACATCCCCGCGATAGATAGGGCTTTTGTGACCGAACTGGTATACGGCGTGCTGAAGTACAGGATGAAGCTGGACTATATAATATCCCAATTTTCAAAAATAGAACTTTCAAAGATGTCCTGGCCTGTGCTGAACACCCTCAGAATCGGAATTTACCAGTTGATGTTTCTGGATAAGGTCCCGGTTTTTGCAGCGGTCAACGAGTCGGTTAATCTGGCAAAAAAAATGGAAAATCCCGGGGCGGCAAGATTTGTAAACGCAGTGCTCAGAAACATAGTCAGAAATAAAAATGTCATCACCTATCCGGACCCTGTAAGGCATCCCCAAGAATTCCTTTCGATATATTATTCCTTTCCCAAATGGATGGTGGAAAGATGGATAAAATTGTACGGTTTCGATTTTACAAGAGATTTATGCGAGGCTTTTAACCAGAAACCACGGGTATGCATCCGGATCAATACCTTGAAAACAAATAAAGAAAAGCTAAAGTCAACCCTTGAAAGTGAAGGCGTTAAAGTAATACCCGGTGTAATGTTTGAAGAAGCCTTTTATATAGAAGACATTCCTCAGCTTAAACAGTTGAAAAGCTTTCATGACGGGCTTTTTCAACCCCAGGATGAAAGCTCCATGATTGCCGCCAGAGCTCTTGGGGTCCGGAGCGGAGATATGGTGCTGGATGTGGCGGCCGCACCGGGAGGTAAGACCACCCATATTGCCCAGATTATGGCGAATAAAGGCAGCATAACCGCATGGGATATTCATCCCCACCGTGTGGAGCTCATTAAAGAAACCTGCAGGCGCCTGGGTACCACCATTGTGGATGCTCAGGTAAGGGATTCTCGGCTGAAGGATAAAGATATGCACAATAAATTTGATAAAGTGCTGGTGGACGCCCCATGTTCCGGCCTGGGTGTGATCCGCAGAAAGCCTGACATTAAATGGTCAAAAAAACCCGAGGACATATCGGTCTTAACTACCGAGCAACAGAGAATATTGGAGGTATGTTCACAATATGTTAAACTCAACGGGATTTTAGTTTACAGCACTTGCAGCATTGAGCCCGAGGAAAACCAGCAGATTGTGGAAGCATTTCTTGAAAACAACGGCAATTTTGTATATGATGATATGAGGCCGTATCTTCCCGAAAAACTTGCGATGGAGCTTAAAGAACCCTATGGATGGATCCAACTTTATCCCAACATCCATAAAGTCGATGGATTTTTCGTTGCCAGATTAAAGAGGGTGGGTAAATAA